The following coding sequences are from one Achromobacter sp. B7 window:
- a CDS encoding RluA family pseudouridine synthase, with protein sequence MRKETSSPISPSKAAPAVRMVEVDGEHAGQRLDNFLMRLCKGVPKTHIYKAIRGGEVRVNKGRISVDYRIVAGDIVRIPPLRLPDPGKPRPVPGAEFPVVFEDDALLVVDKPAGVAVHGGSGVSFGVIEQLRAARPDAKFLELVHRLDRETSGLLMVAKKRSALLALHAMLREGKGDKHYLALVQGDWVNDRQHIKLGLSKWTTQSGERRVKVDPDGQTAHTIITLKQRFGGYSLVDAELRTGRTHQIRVHLAASGFPIVGDDKYGHDDVRAEFSRMGFGRMFLHAHQLTLAHPVTGEPMTLTAELPPACQKILKQLESV encoded by the coding sequence CGCCGTCCGTATGGTGGAGGTCGATGGCGAACACGCCGGCCAGCGTCTGGACAACTTCCTGATGCGCTTGTGCAAGGGCGTGCCCAAGACCCACATCTACAAGGCCATCCGTGGCGGCGAGGTGCGCGTCAACAAGGGACGCATCTCGGTCGACTATCGCATCGTCGCCGGCGACATCGTCCGCATCCCGCCCTTGCGCTTGCCCGACCCGGGCAAGCCGCGCCCGGTGCCGGGCGCCGAGTTCCCCGTGGTGTTCGAAGACGACGCCCTGCTGGTGGTGGACAAACCCGCCGGCGTGGCGGTGCATGGGGGCAGCGGGGTGTCGTTCGGCGTGATCGAGCAACTGCGCGCCGCTCGGCCCGATGCCAAGTTCCTGGAACTGGTGCATCGCCTGGACCGCGAAACGTCCGGGCTGTTGATGGTGGCCAAGAAACGCAGCGCCTTGCTGGCGCTGCACGCGATGCTGCGCGAAGGCAAGGGCGACAAGCACTATCTGGCGCTGGTCCAGGGCGATTGGGTGAATGACCGCCAGCACATCAAGCTGGGCCTGTCCAAATGGACGACGCAATCCGGCGAGCGGCGCGTTAAGGTCGACCCCGACGGCCAGACCGCGCACACCATCATCACGCTCAAGCAGCGTTTCGGCGGTTACAGTCTGGTCGACGCGGAACTGCGCACCGGTCGTACGCATCAAATCCGGGTGCACCTGGCGGCCAGCGGCTTTCCCATTGTGGGTGATGACAAATACGGGCATGACGACGTGCGCGCGGAATTTTCGCGCATGGGTTTCGGTCGGATGTTCCTGCATGCTCATCAATTGACTCTGGCCCACCCGGTCACCGGCGAGCCCATGACCCTGACCGCCGAGCTGCCGCCCGCCTGCCAAAAAATACTGAAACAACTGGAGTCGGTCTGA
- a CDS encoding HAD family hydrolase, with amino-acid sequence MSSYSLVVFDWDGTLMDSTHSIVAAIQGACRDLELAVPSASEASWVIGLSLESALRRAVPELTQAMMPRFLERYRTHYLLRDPELRLFDGIPELLQTLADQNVRLAVATGKSRVGLTRALAATGLGPLFDATRTADETFSKPHPAMLHELMQELDVDPARVVMVGDTSHDLQMAVNAGVHGLGVTYGAHTVKELQGCAPQAVLDSVPLVREWLLPRVSAGA; translated from the coding sequence ATGTCGTCGTATTCGCTGGTCGTTTTTGACTGGGATGGCACCCTGATGGATTCCACGCACAGCATCGTGGCCGCCATCCAGGGCGCTTGCCGGGACCTGGAATTGGCGGTGCCGTCGGCGTCCGAGGCTAGCTGGGTGATTGGTCTGTCCCTGGAAAGCGCGTTGCGTCGTGCCGTGCCGGAGCTGACGCAGGCGATGATGCCGCGCTTTCTTGAGCGCTACCGCACCCACTACCTGCTGCGCGACCCCGAACTGCGCCTGTTCGACGGCATTCCCGAACTGTTGCAGACCCTGGCCGACCAGAACGTGCGCTTGGCGGTGGCCACCGGCAAAAGCCGGGTCGGCCTGACCCGCGCGCTGGCGGCAACGGGCCTGGGTCCGCTGTTTGACGCCACGCGCACGGCGGACGAAACCTTCAGCAAGCCGCATCCCGCGATGTTGCACGAGCTCATGCAGGAGCTGGACGTGGACCCCGCTCGCGTGGTGATGGTGGGCGACACCTCGCATGATCTCCAGATGGCGGTCAATGCGGGCGTGCACGGCCTGGGCGTGACCTATGGCGCGCATACCGTGAAGGAGCTTCAGGGTTGTGCGCCACAGGCGGTGCTCGATAGCGTGCCGCTGGTGCGTGAATGGCTGCTGCCCCGGGTGTCGGCCGGCGCCTGA
- the msrP gene encoding protein-methionine-sulfoxide reductase catalytic subunit MsrP — protein MLIRKPHDIAPSEITDEAVWRSRRDLMLRAGLTAAAVGLPGWAARSAFAQDAGTLTGKPNGSLSVMDKQTSLADITSYNNYYEFGVDKGDPAANAGKLKTRPWTVSVEGEVGKPRTFSIDDLLKLAPMEERVYRLRCVEGWSMVIPWVGYSVSELLKQVEPTGNAKYVEFVTAVQRENMPGVRAAILEWPYVEALRIDEAMNPLAMLVFGVYGKVLPNQNGAPLRLAVPWKYGFKSAKSLVKIRLVEKMPESSWIKAAPQEYGFYANVNPNVPHPRWSQATERRIGEDGLFSPKRKTLMFNGYGEQVASLYQGMDLKANY, from the coding sequence ATGTTGATACGCAAGCCCCACGATATTGCCCCGTCCGAAATTACCGACGAAGCGGTCTGGCGTTCGCGCCGCGACCTCATGTTGCGCGCGGGGCTCACGGCCGCCGCCGTGGGGCTGCCCGGCTGGGCTGCGCGCAGCGCGTTCGCCCAAGACGCCGGCACACTGACCGGCAAGCCCAACGGGTCGCTCAGCGTCATGGACAAGCAGACATCGCTTGCCGACATCACGTCCTACAACAACTACTACGAATTCGGCGTCGACAAGGGCGACCCTGCCGCCAATGCCGGCAAGCTGAAGACGCGTCCGTGGACGGTCAGCGTCGAAGGCGAGGTGGGCAAGCCGCGCACATTCTCCATCGACGATCTGCTCAAGCTGGCGCCCATGGAAGAACGGGTCTATCGGCTGCGCTGTGTCGAAGGCTGGTCGATGGTGATTCCGTGGGTGGGCTATTCGGTGTCCGAGTTGCTCAAGCAGGTGGAACCCACCGGCAATGCCAAATACGTGGAATTCGTCACGGCAGTGCAGCGCGAGAACATGCCCGGCGTGCGCGCCGCGATCCTGGAATGGCCCTACGTCGAGGCGTTGCGCATCGACGAGGCCATGAACCCCCTGGCCATGCTGGTGTTTGGCGTCTACGGCAAGGTGCTGCCGAACCAGAACGGCGCGCCGCTGCGCCTGGCCGTGCCCTGGAAGTATGGATTCAAGTCGGCCAAATCGCTGGTCAAGATCCGTCTGGTGGAAAAAATGCCGGAATCTTCCTGGATCAAGGCGGCGCCCCAGGAATACGGGTTCTACGCCAACGTGAACCCGAACGTACCGCATCCGCGCTGGAGCCAGGCAACCGAGCGCCGCATTGGCGAAGACGGCCTGTTCAGCCCTAAGCGCAAGACGCTGATGTTCAACGGCTATGGCGAACAGGTGGCATCGCTTTATCAGGGCATGGACCTGAAGGCGAATTACTGA
- the msrQ gene encoding protein-methionine-sulfoxide reductase heme-binding subunit MsrQ, with amino-acid sequence MSEVSSRRAAAPPAKTQLSAKTFGRFKPVLFLLGLAPFARWVWLGMDNGLTANPVEFLTRSSGTWTLVCLLVTLSITPLRRLTGQPALVRVRRMCGLFAFFYGAMHFMAWVWWDRGLDPAAMLQDIGERPFITVGFAAFVLMTALAATSTQWAMRRLGKRWQQLHRAIYAIGLLAVLHYWWHKAGKNDLTQPALYAAVLALLLGWRIVAWWRRRAR; translated from the coding sequence ATGTCCGAGGTTTCCTCCCGGCGAGCCGCCGCACCGCCCGCCAAGACGCAGCTTTCCGCCAAGACTTTCGGGCGCTTCAAGCCGGTCCTGTTCCTGCTGGGCCTGGCGCCGTTCGCGCGCTGGGTGTGGCTGGGCATGGATAACGGGCTGACCGCCAACCCGGTCGAATTCCTGACTCGTTCGTCCGGTACCTGGACGCTTGTCTGCCTGCTGGTGACGCTGTCGATCACGCCGCTGCGTCGCCTGACGGGGCAGCCCGCCTTGGTGCGCGTGCGCCGCATGTGCGGCCTGTTCGCGTTTTTTTACGGCGCCATGCATTTCATGGCCTGGGTCTGGTGGGACCGAGGGCTGGACCCCGCGGCAATGTTGCAGGATATCGGCGAACGTCCCTTCATCACCGTGGGTTTCGCAGCGTTCGTGCTGATGACGGCGCTGGCGGCTACGTCCACCCAGTGGGCGATGCGCCGCCTGGGCAAACGCTGGCAGCAATTGCACCGCGCCATTTATGCGATCGGCCTGCTGGCGGTGTTGCATTACTGGTGGCACAAGGCGGGCAAGAATGACCTGACCCAGCCGGCCTTGTACGCCGCCGTGCTGGCGCTGCTGCTAGGCTGGCGCATCGTGGCGTGGTGGCGCCGCCGCGCTCGCTGA
- a CDS encoding N-acetylmuramoyl-L-alanine amidase — MFRLITTLLATAVLAGCAARGPAGLDLDTSITAVGQASRVRSIVLHYTTVDDATSLKLLSQGKVSSHYLINDAGRAYRLVDENRAAWHAGASSWYGNIAMNSTSIGIEIVNPGWTEGADGKPVWHAYNDRQVRALTILLRDLIQRHGVAPENVVGHSDIAPQRKVDPGPLFPWKALAAAGIGRWYDEAGAAQHLARLQAQGLPDVAWFQQQLQRLGYACGQDGKLDPATINTLAAFQMHYRPSLHDGQPDLETAAIMFAML; from the coding sequence ATGTTTCGCCTTATCACCACCCTGCTGGCCACGGCAGTGCTAGCCGGCTGCGCCGCGCGTGGCCCGGCCGGCCTGGATCTAGACACATCCATAACCGCCGTCGGCCAGGCCAGCCGCGTACGCAGCATCGTTCTGCACTACACCACGGTTGACGACGCCACCTCGCTCAAGCTGCTATCGCAGGGCAAGGTCAGTTCGCACTACCTGATCAACGACGCCGGGCGCGCCTATCGGCTGGTGGATGAAAATCGTGCCGCATGGCACGCCGGGGCCAGTTCCTGGTACGGCAATATCGCCATGAACAGCACGTCGATCGGTATCGAAATCGTCAACCCGGGCTGGACCGAAGGCGCCGACGGCAAACCCGTCTGGCACGCCTACAACGACCGTCAGGTGCGGGCGCTGACGATCCTGCTGCGCGATCTGATCCAACGCCATGGTGTGGCGCCCGAAAACGTCGTGGGGCATAGCGACATCGCGCCGCAGCGCAAGGTCGATCCCGGCCCACTGTTCCCTTGGAAGGCCCTGGCGGCGGCCGGTATCGGCCGCTGGTACGACGAGGCCGGCGCGGCCCAGCATCTGGCTCGGTTGCAGGCCCAAGGATTGCCCGACGTGGCATGGTTTCAGCAGCAGTTGCAGCGGCTGGGCTACGCCTGCGGGCAGGACGGCAAGCTGGACCCCGCCACGATCAATACGCTGGCCGCATTCCAGATGCACTACCGGCCCAGCTTGCACGACGGCCAGCCAGACCTGGAAACCGCCGCGATCATGTTTGCAATGCTGTAG
- a CDS encoding SAM-dependent methyltransferase, whose translation MSGALHLIPVGLGDAPPERWLPADVRALAGRLDTYIAENAKTARAFLKLIGTTRPLQEITIHTLTDKIDVGQINAWLAPVKHGAEIGLVSEAGCPAVADPGAKVVDAAHRLGITVKPWVGPSSILLGLMASGLDGQRFAFHGYAPVDPAERAKQLKAWEQHSAKHNQTQLLIETPYRNAAMFSTLLAALKGDTKLCVARSVTTADEWVVTHTVADWKKLPAPQLDKLPTLFLYLAR comes from the coding sequence ATGAGCGGCGCCCTGCACCTGATTCCCGTGGGCCTGGGCGATGCCCCGCCCGAACGCTGGTTGCCCGCCGACGTGCGTGCGCTGGCCGGACGCCTGGACACCTACATCGCCGAAAATGCCAAGACGGCACGCGCCTTTCTCAAACTGATCGGCACAACCCGCCCACTTCAGGAAATCACGATTCACACCCTGACGGACAAAATTGACGTCGGGCAGATCAACGCCTGGTTGGCGCCGGTCAAGCACGGCGCCGAAATCGGCTTGGTGTCCGAAGCCGGCTGTCCTGCCGTGGCGGACCCTGGCGCAAAAGTCGTGGACGCTGCGCACCGCCTGGGCATCACGGTCAAACCGTGGGTGGGCCCGTCGTCCATCCTGCTGGGTCTGATGGCCAGTGGGCTGGACGGGCAGCGCTTTGCCTTCCACGGGTACGCCCCGGTGGACCCGGCCGAGCGCGCCAAGCAGTTGAAAGCCTGGGAGCAGCATTCCGCCAAGCACAACCAGACGCAGTTGCTGATCGAAACCCCCTATCGCAACGCGGCCATGTTCTCCACCCTGCTGGCCGCGCTGAAAGGCGATACCAAGCTGTGCGTGGCCCGTTCGGTCACCACCGCGGACGAGTGGGTGGTCACGCACACCGTGGCCGACTGGAAAAAACTGCCGGCACCCCAACTCGACAAGCTGCCCACGCTTTTCCTCTATCTGGCCCGCTAA
- a CDS encoding Maf-like protein — MPSKPSLILASSSPYRKELLSRLRLPFTAVSPDVDETPQPGETPDALALRLSVAKAMAVAANHPGSIVIGSDQVATIDGQPIGKPGDFPRAQAQLRALSGQIVEFHSALAVTDGQRIEQADIVTRCHFRQLSERAIDAYLRAEEPYDTAGSAKAESLGIALMESIQSDDPTAIIGLPLIALTRMLAQFGLDPLDAPGGPA; from the coding sequence ATGCCTTCAAAGCCTAGCCTGATCCTCGCTTCCAGCTCGCCTTACCGCAAAGAATTGCTATCGCGCCTGCGCCTGCCCTTTACCGCCGTTTCTCCCGATGTGGACGAAACGCCACAACCGGGCGAAACGCCCGACGCGCTGGCCTTGCGGCTGTCGGTGGCCAAGGCCATGGCCGTGGCGGCGAACCATCCGGGCAGCATCGTTATCGGGTCGGATCAGGTGGCGACCATCGACGGCCAGCCTATCGGAAAACCGGGCGACTTCCCGCGCGCCCAGGCGCAATTGCGGGCCCTGTCGGGCCAGATCGTGGAATTTCATAGCGCGCTGGCGGTTACGGACGGCCAGCGCATCGAGCAAGCCGACATCGTCACGCGTTGCCACTTTCGCCAGCTGTCAGAACGCGCCATCGACGCCTATCTGCGCGCCGAAGAACCCTACGATACCGCAGGCAGCGCCAAGGCGGAAAGCCTGGGTATTGCACTAATGGAAAGCATCCAGAGCGATGACCCGACCGCCATTATCGGGCTGCCGCTGATCGCGCTGACGCGCATGCTGGCGCAGTTTGGCCTGGATCCGCTGGACGCACCGGGCGGGCCGGCATGA